GGATGCCTTCTCGCGCAAGGCTGTCGGATGGGCTTTTGAAGACACGCTCGATGCCTCACTCGCCATCGCTGCACTGGAGAAAGCCATCGCCACCAGGAAGCCGGCACCCGGCAGCCTGATCCATCACTCCGACCGCGGAGTGCAATATGCGTCCATCGCCTATCGCCAGCGACTGGCCGATCGCGACATCACCATCAGCATGAGCAGGCCGGGCAATCCCTTCGACAACGCCAAGGCCGAAAGCTTCATGAAGACGCTCAAGGCCGAGCAGGTCAACGGCCGGGCCTTTACTGACCTGGGCGACGCGCGCCGCCACATCAACAGCTTTATCGCAGAGGTCTACAACAAAGAGCGCCTCCATTCGGCGCTCGGATATCAGTCGCCTCTTGAATTCGAAACCGCGTTCGCCCAAAACAAAGCGCGATAACGCATCGTGACAACCCCGCTGTCACTGAAATTATCGTGTCTCACTTCAGGGGTGCAGTCCATTGGTGTCGAACGTCAGCTGGTTGTTGTTGGTAATGTTGGCGTTGCCGGCCGTTGACGAGGCGGTGAACAGCAGCTGTTGGTTGTTGGTGAGGGTAGCGCTGCCGGCCGTGGCGTTGGTGTCGAACGTCAACTGATGGTTGTTGGTGATAACAGCGCTGCCGGCCGTGGAGTTGGAGCTATAGACCAGTGTGGCGTTGTTCGTGATCAGCCTCGACGCAACGCTGTCAAGAATGGTCAGCGTGCCGGCGCTGACCGTGGTGGCGCCGGTGTAGGTATTGGCGCTCTGGAGGATGAGCGTGCCGGCACCGAGCTTTTCCAGCGTGCCGCTGCCGCTGATGACCCCGCCAAAGTTGACCGTGTCCGAGCGGTCGAAAATGAGCGCTGCGTTGTCGGTGATATCCCCGGCCACCGAACCGCTGGTGCCGCCATTGCCGAACTGCAACGTGCCACCATTGATCGTGGTGCCCCCGGTGTAGGTGTTCGCGCCGGACAGCGTCAGCGTGCCAGTGCCGATCTTCACCAGTGATCCGCCGGTCGCGCCCGCCGCGGAGCACGTCGGGCTCGTGCCGCAGTCGCTGATCACGCCGCTCACTTCCGTGCTCAGATTGTTGCCGCCGACGGTGAGCTCGCGTGCGCCCAGAAAGAAATTGCCGGCGCCCGCAATCGAGCCGGCGCTGAGCTTGCCGTCCCCCGCAGGCCCCGTCGACGCGGAAAAATCGACGGTGCCGGCCGTGTTGATGATGGCAGCGTTGCCCGCCGTGCTCGTGCCGGAGAAGCTCAGGTAGCTGTTGCTCGTGTTGTTTGTGATGGTCGCATTGCCGGCCGTGCTGGCGGCGGAAAAACCCACGGAACCGTTGTTGGCGATGGCGGCGCTGCCGGCCGTGCTCGTGTTCTTGAAATACACGAACATGTTGTTGGTGATGGTGGCGCTGCCGGCCGAGCTCGTGTCGTTGAAGAGCAGCCGTCCCCCATTTTCGCCGTTGTAATTGATGGTGATGGTGGCGCTGCCGGCCGTGCTGGAATTGTAGAAATTCACGTCACCATAGCTGGTGATGGTCGCGGACCCCGCCGTGCTGGTGTTGTAGAAATTCACGGCACTGTAGGGATTGTTGTTGTTGATGGTGGCGCCGCCGGCCGTGCTGGCGTTGAGGAAATTGACGCCGCCGTCGATGACGTTGATGGTGGCGCTGCCGCCGTTGATGACGATGCCCGCGCCGTTGAAATTCAGCAACTGGCCGCTGGTGAAGGTGTAATTTCCCGCCCCGGCATTGAACGTCCAGCCGCCGACGTTCGTCGTGTTGGCTTCGTCGTTGCCGGGAAGTGACAGGCTGGTGGTGTTCGAGGCGCCGAAGGAGGCGGTGCCCGTCGGCACCGTGCCGGTGCTCCAACTGGTGTCGAAGTCATAGCGATTG
This region of Bradyrhizobium sp. CCGUVB1N3 genomic DNA includes:
- a CDS encoding autotransporter-associated beta strand repeat-containing protein; protein product: MAWSLPATPARAQDATWLASPNSNRYDFDTSWSTGTVPTGTASFGASNTTSLSLPGNDEANTTNVGGWTFNAGAGNYTFTSGQLLNFNGAGIVINGGSATINVIDGGVNFLNASTAGGATINNNNPYSAVNFYNTSTAGSATITSYGDVNFYNSSTAGSATITINYNGENGGRLLFNDTSSAGSATITNNMFVYFKNTSTAGSAAIANNGSVGFSAASTAGNATITNNTSNSYLSFSGTSTAGNAAIINTAGTVDFSASTGPAGDGKLSAGSIAGAGNFFLGARELTVGGNNLSTEVSGVISDCGTSPTCSAAGATGGSLVKIGTGTLTLSGANTYTGGTTINGGTLQFGNGGTSGSVAGDITDNAALIFDRSDTVNFGGVISGSGTLEKLGAGTLILQSANTYTGATTVSAGTLTILDSVASRLITNNATLVYSSNSTAGSAVITNNHQLTFDTNATAGSATLTNNQQLLFTASSTAGNANITNNNQLTFDTNGLHP